A genomic stretch from Caballeronia sp. LZ062 includes:
- a CDS encoding ABC transporter substrate-binding protein, which produces MKTLLTVLLSSTLAVSIGAHAKDWSTIRFGVDASYPPFESKAPDGQLVGFDIDVGNELCRRLEAKCVWVENAFDGMIPGLKARKFDGVLSTMSMTPARVKQIAFSSKLFHVPTRLVAKRDAKIQPTAESLAGKSVGVEQGSMQESYAKAHWGAKGVTVVSYADQDQVYADLLAGRLDASLQNAVQAERGFLDTPRGKPFAFAGPALEDSAIFGPGTAIGLRKEDTDLKEKLDGAIAAMIKDGTYKRIEQKYFDFDIYGE; this is translated from the coding sequence GTGAAGACGTTGTTGACGGTGTTGTTGAGCTCCACGCTGGCTGTATCCATCGGCGCACATGCCAAAGACTGGTCCACCATTCGCTTCGGCGTCGATGCCAGTTATCCCCCGTTCGAATCGAAAGCCCCTGACGGCCAGTTGGTCGGCTTCGACATCGACGTCGGCAATGAACTGTGCCGCCGTCTGGAAGCGAAATGCGTATGGGTCGAGAATGCCTTCGACGGCATGATTCCAGGGCTGAAGGCGCGCAAGTTCGACGGCGTGCTGTCCACCATGTCCATGACGCCTGCACGTGTGAAGCAGATCGCGTTTTCGAGCAAGCTCTTCCACGTTCCGACGCGACTCGTCGCCAAACGCGATGCGAAGATTCAGCCGACGGCGGAATCGCTCGCGGGCAAATCGGTGGGCGTCGAACAAGGCTCGATGCAGGAGAGCTATGCGAAAGCGCATTGGGGCGCCAAAGGGGTGACAGTCGTATCGTATGCGGATCAGGATCAGGTTTATGCCGACCTGCTCGCCGGACGTCTCGACGCATCGCTGCAAAACGCGGTGCAGGCCGAACGCGGCTTTCTCGACACACCGCGCGGCAAGCCTTTCGCTTTCGCCGGTCCTGCGCTAGAAGACAGCGCGATTTTCGGTCCGGGAACGGCAATCGGTCTTCGCAAAGAGGACACCGATCTGAAAGAGAAGCTCGACGGCGCAATTGCCGCGATGATCAAGGACGGCACCTATAAGCGCATCGAGCAGAAGTATTTCGACTTCGATATTTACGGCGAATAA
- a CDS encoding acyl-CoA dehydrogenase family protein, giving the protein MDFSLSPELTELQARVRAFIAKEIVPMERDPRCTPHGPNEALRAELIAKGRKAGLLSSHISPEFGGLGLGHVAKAILFEEAGYSPLGPVALNIAAPDEGNMHLLEAIATPEQKERWLRPLAAGEIRSCFCMTEPSPGAGADPAMLQTTATRDGDDYVIHGRKWFITGAEGAAVAIIMAKFADGPATMFLADMSSPGFVIERSMDSLDTCFPGGHGVVRFDGLRVPASNVLGEPGEGFRYAQVRLSPARLTHCMRWLGAARRAHDVASDYARRRQAFGKALGEHEGVGFMLADNEMDLHVTRLAIWHCAWVLDQGVLGKHESSVAKVVSSEALWRVVDRCVQVLGGQGVTHETVVARIFADMRAFRIYDGPSEVHRWSIARRILRGPKPAA; this is encoded by the coding sequence ATGGACTTTTCGCTTTCGCCGGAGTTGACCGAATTGCAGGCGCGGGTGCGCGCGTTCATCGCAAAGGAGATCGTGCCGATGGAGCGCGATCCGCGCTGCACGCCGCACGGGCCGAACGAAGCGTTGCGCGCTGAACTCATCGCGAAGGGCCGCAAGGCGGGCCTGCTGTCGAGCCACATTTCACCGGAGTTCGGCGGGCTCGGGCTCGGCCATGTCGCGAAGGCCATTCTCTTCGAAGAAGCGGGCTATTCGCCGCTCGGCCCCGTCGCACTCAATATCGCCGCGCCCGACGAGGGCAACATGCATCTGCTGGAAGCCATCGCGACGCCCGAGCAGAAAGAGCGCTGGCTGCGTCCGCTCGCGGCGGGCGAGATCCGCTCCTGCTTCTGCATGACCGAGCCGTCGCCCGGCGCGGGCGCGGACCCCGCGATGCTCCAGACCACGGCCACGCGTGACGGCGACGACTACGTGATTCACGGCCGCAAGTGGTTCATCACGGGCGCGGAGGGCGCGGCGGTGGCGATCATCATGGCCAAGTTCGCCGATGGGCCGGCAACCATGTTTCTCGCGGACATGTCGAGCCCCGGCTTCGTCATCGAACGGTCGATGGATTCGCTCGATACGTGCTTTCCGGGCGGCCACGGCGTCGTGCGATTCGACGGACTGCGCGTGCCTGCATCGAACGTGCTCGGCGAACCGGGCGAAGGCTTTCGCTATGCGCAAGTGCGTTTGTCGCCCGCCCGTCTCACGCATTGCATGCGCTGGCTCGGCGCGGCGCGGCGCGCGCATGACGTGGCAAGCGACTACGCGCGGCGCCGTCAGGCTTTCGGCAAGGCGCTAGGCGAGCATGAAGGCGTCGGTTTCATGCTCGCGGACAACGAGATGGATTTGCATGTGACGAGGCTTGCCATCTGGCACTGCGCGTGGGTGCTCGATCAGGGCGTGCTCGGCAAGCACGAGTCGAGTGTCGCGAAGGTGGTGTCGTCGGAGGCGCTGTGGCGCGTGGTGGACCGTTGCGTGCAGGTGCTGGGCGGGCAGGGCGTCACGCACGAAACCGTCGTCGCGCGCATCTTCGCGGACATGCGCGCGTTTCGAATTTATGACGGCCCGTCGGAAGTGCATCGGTGGAGCATCGCGCGGCGAATTCTGCGCGGGCCGAAGCCGGCCGCCTGA
- a CDS encoding 2-dehydropantoate 2-reductase, with the protein MKVCIYGAGAIGGWIGVRLAQAGCDVSVVARGATLDALTTRGLQLVEQDTTHTAQVRASAAPQALGQQDLVVVAVKAPAMESVAAHIAPLLSERTTVLTAMNGVPWWFCDGLGDAFAGRRLSSVDPHGAIAAAIPSAQTVGCVVHASCFVQAPGVIRHHQGNGLILGEASGKPSARVDSLVSLFAQAGFDASASPQIQRDVWFKLWGNMTMNPISAITGATTDRILGDDLVRGFVTRIMLEAKEIGARFGIPIEQEPADRHAVTAKLGAMKTSMLQDVEARKAVELDALVASVRELGAMTGVPTPFTDALLGLARLHARTLGLYPAQ; encoded by the coding sequence ATGAAGGTATGCATATACGGCGCGGGCGCAATCGGCGGCTGGATCGGCGTCAGACTTGCGCAAGCAGGCTGCGATGTCAGCGTGGTCGCGCGCGGCGCGACGCTCGATGCGCTCACGACGCGCGGCTTGCAACTCGTCGAGCAGGACACGACGCACACGGCTCAGGTCCGCGCGAGTGCCGCGCCCCAAGCGCTGGGGCAGCAAGACCTGGTCGTTGTCGCCGTCAAGGCCCCGGCGATGGAGTCCGTCGCCGCGCACATCGCGCCGCTGTTGAGCGAGCGGACCACGGTGCTGACCGCCATGAACGGCGTACCGTGGTGGTTCTGCGACGGCTTAGGCGATGCATTCGCCGGCAGGCGTCTTTCGTCGGTGGACCCGCACGGCGCCATCGCGGCCGCGATACCGAGCGCGCAGACGGTCGGCTGCGTGGTCCACGCGAGTTGCTTCGTGCAGGCGCCGGGCGTCATCCGGCATCATCAGGGTAACGGGCTGATCCTCGGCGAGGCGAGCGGCAAGCCGAGCGCGCGTGTCGATTCGCTCGTATCGCTGTTCGCCCAGGCAGGCTTCGATGCTTCCGCTTCGCCGCAGATTCAGCGCGACGTCTGGTTCAAGCTCTGGGGCAACATGACCATGAACCCGATCAGCGCGATCACCGGCGCCACCACGGACCGCATTCTCGGCGACGATCTCGTGCGCGGCTTCGTCACGCGCATCATGCTGGAAGCGAAGGAAATCGGTGCGCGCTTCGGCATTCCCATCGAACAGGAGCCCGCGGACCGGCACGCGGTTACGGCGAAACTCGGCGCGATGAAAACCTCGATGTTGCAGGACGTCGAAGCGCGCAAGGCCGTCGAACTGGATGCACTCGTCGCGTCGGTGCGGGAACTCGGCGCCATGACCGGCGTGCCGACGCCTTTTACCGACGCACTGCTCGGCCTCGCGCGTCTGCATGCGCGCACGCTGGGGCTTTATCCGGCGCAATGA
- a CDS encoding Hsp20/alpha crystallin family protein, translating to MSDFYFGGDVFAEFDRMQRQMSTLFGNLPSSIRTSRTDVFPQLNIGSTDDAVEIVAFAPGVDPATLDVTVDKGTLTISGERKAETQSEGARTYAKERFTGSFRRVIELPQNADIDKVQARYENGTLSITVGKREASKPRAITIQ from the coding sequence ATGAGTGACTTCTACTTTGGCGGCGACGTCTTTGCGGAATTCGACCGCATGCAGCGGCAAATGTCGACGCTCTTCGGCAACCTGCCGTCGAGCATTCGCACGAGCCGCACGGACGTCTTTCCGCAATTGAATATCGGCAGCACGGACGACGCCGTGGAGATCGTCGCTTTCGCGCCGGGCGTCGATCCCGCAACGCTGGATGTGACCGTGGACAAAGGCACGCTCACGATCAGCGGCGAGCGCAAGGCCGAAACGCAGAGCGAAGGCGCACGCACGTATGCGAAAGAACGCTTTACCGGGAGCTTCCGCCGCGTGATCGAACTGCCGCAGAACGCGGACATCGACAAAGTGCAGGCTCGTTATGAGAACGGCACGCTGTCCATCACGGTCGGCAAGCGCGAAGCGTCCAAGCCGCGCGCCATCACCATTCAGTAA
- a CDS encoding tautomerase family protein: MRGKDAAYRAVIGDVVYENARFQIGGEHRASDFIVDCGYLGISRTDHCIVIQVTLNEGRDGVKKRAFCRAVADGLHERIRLRR; the protein is encoded by the coding sequence ATGCGAGGAAAGGACGCCGCCTATCGCGCGGTGATCGGCGATGTCGTGTACGAAAATGCTCGCTTTCAGATCGGTGGTGAGCACCGCGCGTCGGATTTCATCGTGGATTGTGGATATCTCGGCATTAGCCGCACCGACCATTGCATCGTGATTCAGGTGACGCTCAATGAAGGACGCGATGGGGTGAAGAAACGCGCGTTTTGCAGAGCCGTCGCGGATGGCCTGCACGAGCGTATTCGTCTGCGGCGCTAG
- a CDS encoding Hsp20/alpha crystallin family protein: MNDTTQLAQRNEGDVTRKNEDNVRRASFTPAVDIVEDSHGITLWADLPGVPREKLDVKVHDARLFIEAEAVVTAQAGLRVHHAEVRAPRFARAFTVSDDFDTTKIDANLTNGVLKLTIPRREEARPRRIEVRAN; the protein is encoded by the coding sequence ATGAACGACACCACTCAACTGGCGCAGCGCAACGAAGGCGACGTGACGCGCAAGAATGAAGACAATGTGCGCCGCGCGAGCTTCACGCCCGCAGTCGATATCGTCGAAGACAGCCACGGCATCACGCTCTGGGCGGATTTGCCCGGCGTGCCGCGCGAAAAGCTCGACGTGAAGGTGCATGACGCGCGCCTCTTTATCGAAGCCGAAGCGGTGGTCACCGCGCAAGCCGGCTTGCGCGTGCATCACGCGGAAGTCCGCGCCCCGCGTTTCGCTCGTGCATTCACCGTCAGCGACGACTTCGACACGACGAAGATCGACGCGAATCTGACGAACGGCGTGCTGAAGCTCACGATTCCGCGCCGTGAAGAAGCGCGTCCGCGCCGCATCGAAGTGCGCGCGAACTAA
- a CDS encoding DUF3293 domain-containing protein, with protein MDDSSLSDATLAAYRAAVYRIYGEPPIDMMIGEKNAEIAALLARHGVSSAVFVTAFNPFGRALSAGQNGARQHMLEARIVQSGLTALPGEGIDPNGIWTAEASLLVLGATEQDADELMLAYRQNAVVVVHSDGLAQLRVHPQYR; from the coding sequence ATGGACGATTCTTCGCTTTCCGACGCCACCCTTGCGGCCTATCGCGCGGCTGTCTATCGGATATATGGCGAGCCACCCATCGATATGATGATCGGCGAGAAGAACGCTGAGATCGCCGCGCTGCTGGCGCGCCACGGGGTCTCTAGCGCCGTGTTCGTGACGGCGTTTAATCCATTCGGGCGCGCACTCAGTGCGGGGCAAAACGGCGCGCGCCAGCACATGCTCGAAGCACGCATCGTGCAATCAGGGTTGACCGCTTTACCCGGCGAAGGAATCGATCCGAACGGCATATGGACCGCCGAAGCGAGCCTTTTAGTGCTCGGAGCGACTGAGCAAGACGCCGACGAACTCATGCTCGCATACCGACAGAACGCCGTGGTGGTCGTCCATAGTGACGGCTTGGCGCAACTGCGCGTGCATCCGCAATATCGCTGA
- a CDS encoding filamentous hemagglutinin N-terminal domain-containing protein, translating to MNNGIYKLVFSRVRHMMIAVADFATGQGAEGGSATQRESVVSFHSIGSSLPMRAVAFVAMLLLGAAASESYAQIVAAPGSAAQVIQTQNGLQQVNIAKPSAAGVSLNNYSQFDVPGKGAILNNSPTIVQTQQAGYINGNPNLSPGQSAGIIVNQVLSNSPSQLNGFLEVAGQRAEVVVANQLALSAYDLVNRNGTITQAGTAPTTFTVTGTLDNTSGSIQTNAADLTLAPAALVNDNGTITSSGTRVHRIARHRAAHADVRLGVLHLLSVRALHDAAARGVLPVGAVVLLARFVERDIARCDDVRRARLSRQRRACERHIALALVRAHCRQRRIAARREARAYSLLVIVVALLTALLAVVDIVDLGAIGDARRRQIATRDHRHVLGVLAPIFDKNKIEAGFEIVGQFTAEAGTFVANRVKEADAASAAAKDPNLTPEQRVQAQQQADELNKDWGPNGTYRQVMTALTVAAGGNVTAGAGRFAQAATVAYLQELGANEVKQLADSLKDETARAALHAIVGCAGAAGSGANCGAGAMGAAASSVIGSLLGPTENMSAADRLVRENLVNSLVAGVATGMGASGADTATAAGAAQIEVQNNQVSILPKKNPLSVDLVKTFCGAGKCTDDQVKQLVQTQNQMNEASGKNAVTAAGAVAAVAAIPALAVLGPEALTLALTNPAAAVNAGIITAETAAAIVTNSVAPSVAVEGAAARAGSAADMRTGTQLRNRLAFQDAGLLD from the coding sequence ATGAATAACGGGATTTACAAGCTGGTCTTTAGCCGCGTACGGCACATGATGATTGCGGTTGCTGATTTCGCCACGGGGCAGGGCGCGGAAGGCGGGAGCGCGACGCAGCGCGAGTCGGTCGTATCATTCCACAGCATCGGTTCGAGCCTTCCCATGCGTGCCGTGGCTTTCGTCGCGATGTTGCTGCTGGGTGCTGCCGCGTCTGAGTCTTATGCTCAGATTGTCGCCGCACCTGGGTCCGCTGCGCAGGTGATCCAGACGCAGAACGGACTCCAGCAAGTGAACATCGCCAAGCCGTCTGCTGCCGGCGTTTCCCTGAACAATTATTCACAATTCGACGTGCCCGGAAAGGGCGCGATTCTCAATAACTCGCCGACCATCGTTCAGACGCAACAGGCGGGTTATATCAATGGCAACCCGAATCTCTCGCCGGGGCAATCGGCGGGGATCATCGTCAACCAGGTGTTGAGCAATTCGCCGTCGCAGTTAAACGGCTTTCTGGAAGTGGCCGGGCAGCGCGCGGAAGTCGTGGTTGCAAATCAGCTTGCGCTCTCGGCGTATGACCTGGTCAACCGCAACGGCACGATTACACAGGCAGGCACCGCGCCGACGACGTTCACTGTGACCGGCACGCTGGACAACACGTCTGGCTCGATTCAGACCAACGCCGCCGATCTGACGCTCGCGCCCGCAGCGCTCGTGAACGACAACGGCACGATCACGAGTTCGGGCACCCGTGTTCACCGAATCGCCCGACACCGCGCTGCCCACGCCGATGTTCGACTGGGTGTTCTGCATCTGCTCAGTGTTCGTGCTCTTCACGATGCTGCCGCGCGTGGAGTGCTCCCAGTAGGAGCTGTCGTGCTCCTCGCGCGCTTCGTTGAGCGTGACATCGCCCGTTGCGACGATGTTCGCCGCGCCCGTCTCAGTCGACAGCGTCGAGCCTGTGAGCGTCACATTGCCCTTGCTCTTGTCCGTGCTCACTGCCGCCAGCGTCGCATTGCCGCCCGCCGAGAAGCTCGTGCCTACAGCTTGCTCGTCATAGTTGTGGCTCTCTTGACTGCGCTTCTTGCTGTAGTAGACATCGTCGACCTTGGCGCTATCGGTGACGCTCGTCGCCGTCAGATTGCCACCCGCGACCACCGTCATGTCCTTGGCGTCCTCGCCCCGATCTTCGACAAGAACAAGATCGAGGCGGGGTTTGAGATCGTCGGGCAGTTCACCGCTGAAGCCGGAACCTTCGTCGCGAACCGGGTGAAGGAGGCGGATGCGGCGAGCGCGGCGGCGAAGGACCCGAATCTGACGCCGGAACAGCGGGTGCAAGCGCAGCAGCAGGCCGATGAGCTGAACAAGGACTGGGGCCCCAACGGGACGTATCGTCAGGTGATGACGGCGTTGACGGTGGCGGCGGGTGGCAATGTGACGGCAGGCGCCGGTCGGTTCGCGCAAGCGGCAACGGTGGCGTATCTGCAAGAGCTTGGGGCGAACGAAGTCAAGCAGCTAGCGGATTCGCTGAAGGACGAAACGGCGCGGGCAGCGCTGCATGCGATCGTGGGATGCGCGGGTGCGGCGGGATCGGGCGCGAACTGCGGCGCGGGCGCCATGGGCGCGGCGGCCAGTAGTGTCATCGGGAGCCTGCTTGGACCGACGGAGAATATGTCGGCGGCGGATCGGCTAGTTCGGGAGAATTTGGTCAATAGTCTGGTGGCAGGCGTGGCCACGGGCATGGGCGCGAGTGGGGCGGATACCGCGACGGCTGCGGGGGCGGCGCAGATTGAGGTGCAGAATAATCAGGTTTCGATACTGCCGAAGAAGAATCCGCTGTCGGTTGATTTGGTGAAGACGTTCTGCGGCGCGGGCAAGTGCACGGACGACCAGGTGAAGCAGCTCGTTCAAACGCAGAACCAGATGAACGAGGCTTCGGGCAAGAACGCGGTCACGGCGGCGGGTGCTGTCGCGGCAGTGGCGGCGATTCCAGCGTTGGCAGTGCTTGGGCCGGAGGCGTTGACGCTTGCGCTGACCAATCCGGCAGCGGCGGTGAATGCTGGCATCATTACGGCGGAGACGGCGGCAGCCATTGTGACTAACTCGGTTGCTCCGAGCGTTGCAGTAGAAGGGGCAGCGGCAAGAGCAGGCAGTGCCGCCGACATGCGCACGGGTACGCAGTTGCGCAATCGATTGGCTTTTCAGGACGCTGGGCTGCTGGATTGA
- a CDS encoding DUF4148 domain-containing protein, protein MKAASRFMFGALAACWAASAIAQPLTDDPSAPKTREQVRYDLRAWLAAGYDPNDWIHYPDNAMRAGRIVAQRRADKPPMTQ, encoded by the coding sequence ATGAAAGCTGCTTCCCGTTTCATGTTCGGCGCGCTTGCGGCGTGCTGGGCGGCGTCTGCCATCGCGCAGCCGCTTACCGACGACCCGTCCGCGCCCAAGACGCGCGAACAGGTCCGCTACGATCTCCGCGCCTGGCTCGCTGCGGGCTACGATCCGAACGACTGGATCCATTATCCCGACAACGCAATGCGCGCCGGCCGCATCGTCGCGCAACGACGAGCCGACAAACCGCCCATGACGCAATAG
- a CDS encoding DUF1059 domain-containing protein has translation MTRKYIDCRECSSDSHCTLALAADSEDELMQAAVQHAVSAHQHQDSPELRTELRKFFHDGTPPIDRPPA, from the coding sequence ATGACACGCAAGTACATCGATTGCCGCGAGTGCTCGAGCGACAGCCACTGCACCCTCGCGCTGGCCGCGGACTCCGAAGACGAATTGATGCAAGCCGCCGTTCAACATGCGGTGAGCGCGCATCAACATCAGGATTCGCCGGAGTTGAGAACAGAACTTAGGAAGTTCTTCCACGACGGCACGCCGCCGATCGACAGACCGCCCGCATGA
- a CDS encoding nucleotide pyrophosphohydrolase, with protein MKESPSELVAMRDMLREFVDERDWRRFHAPKNLAAALSVEASELLEPFMWLQTGDKTELDDAKLRAIRHEMADVLAYLVMLADALDVDLHEALREKMALNRAKYPAHKVRGDARKYSEYDE; from the coding sequence ATGAAAGAATCCCCGAGCGAACTCGTCGCCATGCGCGACATGCTGCGCGAGTTCGTCGACGAACGCGACTGGCGCCGCTTTCATGCGCCCAAGAACCTCGCGGCGGCGTTGAGCGTGGAGGCAAGCGAGTTGCTGGAGCCGTTCATGTGGCTTCAGACCGGCGACAAGACCGAACTCGACGACGCCAAACTCCGGGCCATCCGCCACGAAATGGCGGACGTTCTCGCTTATCTGGTGATGCTGGCGGACGCGCTCGATGTCGACCTGCATGAAGCGTTGCGGGAGAAGATGGCGCTCAATCGCGCGAAGTATCCGGCGCACAAGGTTCGCGGGGACGCGCGCAAATACAGCGAATACGATGAATGA